The Archocentrus centrarchus isolate MPI-CPG fArcCen1 chromosome 12, fArcCen1, whole genome shotgun sequence genome includes a window with the following:
- the pla2g3 gene encoding group 3 secretory phospholipase A2 produces MMRIAPLVTFIFTSSLLSCTAAAASILCTWTKVSPKGEIHYSFLRSDSRQTPSPLRLYHTAWTEKRALLGCTWSDDTAVIHNYLSLCRERAQDFSDHPNENVDLDSVFGTQGQCVSLASLRERTEKRSVRSAGGQCQDERSEVSIHQRVKRFIVPGTLWCGSGNKAPSYSDLGVFSDTDHCCREHDQCQHTILSFHSEFGIFNSNIFTMSHCDCDNKFRSCLEEANDSISDVVGYTFFNLLKMHCFTFSHRLQCTQRNWFGMCKETKMALYAEVHSPILYKSTSPTDDSMNSSVINSTTSAELLESSTSNLQIHSITTAASTLPTPFASMTPLTNTTTSTGSNTTERPAGSVPDRRDNLENILPTKNPTVAGAGPEITETQMSCGIYKDIDTCRDKILPQHEKYGIHNLEPKTLYHCNCTIRLFQTLSKQRQLTKVQALLVENVSHSCFLLQDCMADSNCTAVVVKVELPLRDPRTSAAMEEQPHLQAVNLKIRQPNQRRAKRKDREVRLHKLCLRLSRRRQMKKNRKNV; encoded by the exons ATGATGCGCATCGCTCCACTTGTTACATTCATCTTCACATCATCACTCCTGAGCTGCACCGCAGCAGCAGCCTCGATCCTCTGCACCTGGACTAAAGTTTCGCCTAAGGGAGAAATACATTACAGTTTTCTCCGCAGCGATTCCCGTCAGACCCCTTCTCCTCTGCGGCTATACCACACCGCCTGGACCGAGAAGCGCGCTCTGCTGGGCTGCACTTGGAGCGACGACACAGCGGTGATCCACAACTATCTGTCTCTGTGCCGGGAGCGCGCGCAGGACTTTTCAGATCATCCGAATGAAAATGTCGATTTGGACTCCGTGTTTGGGACACAGGGACAGTGCGTCTCTTTGGCGTCTCTCAGAGAGCGCACAGAAAAGAGGTCGGTGAGGAGCGCTGGTGGTCAATGTCAAgatgagaggtcagaggtcagcataCATCAGCGTGTAAAGCGTTTTATTGTACCCGGTACTCTCTGGTGCGGCTCTGGCAACAAGGCACCCTCGTATTCAGATCTGG GTGTGTTTTCAGATACAGACCACTGCTGCCGGGAACATGACCAGTGCCAACACACCATCCTGTCCTTTCACTCAGAGTTTGGCATTTTCAACAGCAACATCTTCACCATGTCTCACTGTGACTGTGACAACAA GTTTCGAAGTTGTTTGGAGGAGGCGAATGACAGCATATCTGATGTAGTGGGATATACCTTCTTTAACCTGCTGAAGATGCACTGCTTTACATTCTCCCACCGGCTTCAGTGTACACAGAGAAACTGGTTTGGAAT GTGTAaggagaccaaaatggctctgtATGCTGAGGTTCATTCACCCATACTGTATAAGTCTACCAGCCCAACAGATGACAGCATGAACAGCTCCGTCATCAACTCTACCACATCTGCAGAACTCCTGGAGAGTAGCACATCGAATTTACAGATCCACTCCATCACTACTGCTGCATCCACACTCCCTACACCCTTTGCCTCCATGACTCCTCTTACCAACACTACAACATCCACAGGCAGCAACACAACAGAGAGACCTGCAGGATCAGTACCTGACAGAAGAGACAATCTGGAGAACATTTTACCAACCAAAAATCCCACTGTGGCTGGAGCAGGCCCCGAGATTACAG agacacaaatgtCATGTGGTATCTATAAGGATATCGATACATGTAGGGACAAGATCCTACCCCAGCATGAGAAATATGGCATCCACAACCTAGAGCCAAAGACACTTTACCACTGCAACTGTACCATCAG ATTATTCCAGACTTTGTCTAAACAGAGACAATTGACCAAAGTGCAAGCTCTTCTTGTGGAAAATGTATCTCACTCCTGCTTCTTGCTTCAGGACTGCATGGCAGACAGCAA ctgcacagcagttGTGGTAAAAGTAGAGCTTCCTCTGCGGGACCCGAGGACCAGTGCAGCAATGGAGGAGCAACCCCATCTACAGGCTGTAAACCTGAAGATCAGGCAGCCAAACCAGAGGAGAGCTAAGAGAAAAGACAGGGAGGTGAGGCTCCACAAACTGTGTCTCAGGTTGAGCCGACGCAGGCAAATgaagaagaacagaaaaaatgtCTAA